A genomic window from Providencia alcalifaciens includes:
- a CDS encoding GNAT family N-acetyltransferase, with the protein MNNVIIRRATLDDVHAITQMHADYSAYANTLQLPYPTEKTWEARLGVNDPLVTQFVATLDNAVVGLLVVHQPAQIRRRHVASFGITVSQAYQGKGIGSKLMQVMVDYCDNWLNVHRIELEVFASNGSGFGLYEKFGFKQEGVLRDYAFRDGVYVDAIVMSRIKSKI; encoded by the coding sequence GTGAACAACGTAATAATACGTAGAGCCACTTTGGACGATGTCCACGCTATCACACAAATGCATGCTGATTACTCCGCTTATGCCAACACTTTGCAACTGCCTTATCCCACAGAGAAAACATGGGAAGCTCGACTAGGAGTCAATGATCCGCTAGTGACTCAATTTGTCGCCACACTTGATAATGCCGTGGTGGGGCTACTTGTCGTGCATCAACCAGCACAAATACGTCGCCGACATGTGGCAAGTTTCGGTATTACTGTGAGCCAGGCTTATCAAGGCAAAGGAATTGGTTCAAAATTAATGCAAGTTATGGTGGATTACTGTGACAATTGGCTGAATGTTCACCGCATTGAATTAGAAGTCTTTGCCTCTAATGGTAGCGGTTTCGGTCTATATGAAAAATTTGGCTTCAAGCAAGAGGGGGTTTTGCGTGATTACGCTTTTCGTGATGGTGTGTATGTGGATGCGATTGTGATGAGTCGAATTAAATCGAAAATTTAA